CTTAGAAGTGAATAGTGGAGGGTGCTTAACATTGAGCAACCCCTCttgtttagtttttttgttcttattaatTAAAGGTAGATCAATGATGTGGAGGTGCTTATCATTTGAGCTAACACTTTTTGTCAGATAAAAATGTAGTCTTTACAATCTTGAGTGTTGATGGTTCTTGATCTTTGATGAGTGATGGTGTCACCTTAGAATGGGAGGTGAAGGTGCTTATCGTTAGACCAACCCCTTTTGTCAGGAAAAAATGTAGTCTTTACTATCTTGTTTtttcctgttttttttttaaaaggtggAGTGTTAATGGTTCTTGCTCTTTGATGAGTGATGGTTACCTTAGAATTGGAGGTGAAGGTGCTTATCATTCGAGCAACTCCTTTTGTCAGAAAAAAATGTAGTCTTCACAATCTTGGTTTTTCCTGTTTTTTTAAAGGTGGGGTGGGGTGTTTAATGGTTCTTGATCTTTGATGAGTAATGTCACCTTAAAGTGGGAGTGGACGTGGAAGGTGTTTATCATTCGAGCAACCCTTTTGTCAGGAAAAAGAGATGTAGTCTTTGCAGtcttgtttttcactttttttctttctttgtaatGATTGTTGATCTTTGATGAGTGATTTTGGATAGGTTCTGTGTATGCTTTTGGATCGCGGGGTTAATCCAGACATCTTGAATCGCCACAAACAGGTATTTAGTAgtagttgtgaattgtgatttATGTGTTCCTAGTGTATTTTGCCAATTGTATATTCAAATTCTCAACAAGTTTCACATTATGATGTTCATTTGATTGAAAAATTGTCAACTTTGTAGCATTTTGGAAAGATATtgaaatttgttttgttttcttgcTGTTTTGATTTGTATGATTGTGAATTGCTTCAGACTCCATTAATGTTAGCTGCTATGCATGGAAATGTGTCCTGCGTGGAGAGGCTAATTCAGCTAGGTGCTAATGTATGTGAATTTCGTTTGTGATAGTTTCTTTGACTGATTGAGATGGGTTGTTAATTGGTAATTCTTCGTATGTTTTTAGATTTTAATGTTTGATTCACTACATGGAAGAACTTGTTTGCATTACGCTGCTTACCATGGCCACTCTGACTGCCTACAATCTATTCTTGCATCCGCTCATTCGGCTCCTGTTGCTCAATCTTGGTAAATTTCTAGTTTCTTCGACTCTGCTCTCCTTTGCTTTTCATGTCAAGTGTACAACTCTAGTTTAGTGAGATTTACCTCTAAGgccaacatttttttttcagtcTCCTTATCAAAGTCCGCTATTCGAGTATCTGGTGCATTATgctattttattaatgaattgcTATATGTTAATTCGAGTGCAGGGGATTTGCGAGATTTGTGAACATAAGAGATGGAAGTGGTGCAACCCCATTGCATTTAGCAGCACGTCATGGTAGACCAGCGTGTGTCCGGATTCTTCTAAGCAATGAGGCTCTTGTCTGTGCTTCTAGTGGTGGCTATGGGTATTAAAACTCTCCAAGTTGCTTTTACTTAAATTACTGTATGTTGAAGTTTAATTGACATTTAAGATTTTGCAGCCGTCCAGGAAGTACACCACTGCATTTAGCAGCTCGAGAAGGCTCTTTGGACTGTGTACGTGAGTTACTTGCTTGGGGTGCAGATCGACTTTATAGAGATTCTTCTGGGTGAGCTCATAGACTCATACCCTTTGTGTATTGTTCAGTTCTCTGCAACTAGTCTGTCTTTTGATGTGGAACTTATCGGTTGTAAATGGGATCTCTACAGGCGAATTCCATACATAGTTGCTTTGAAGAACAAGCATGAAGCATGTGCTGCTCTTTTAAATCCATCATCTCCAGAGCCTTTAACCTGGCCAGCACCTTTAAAGTTCATTACTGAGCTTGATGCTGAGGCAAAAGCTTTACTAGAAAATGCTCTGATCGAGGCCAACAAAGATAGAGAGAAGTTGATATTGGAAAAAACAGCTGTCTCACAAATATCACTTTCGCATTGTGATTCTGGCCTCGAGAGTGATGACTTTGAGGTAACGAGTCTCATGcgcaataatttttttaaaaactattctGCATCGACGGCTGCATTTGTTTGTCTGGGCTTGtcaaatattttgatatgttcAGCAGATTGTTGATATGAGTAGAATTTTGCCCGGTACGATGAAAGAGCTTTCATTAGAGAATAAATAAATGGCTTTACGTATAGGGTTGTAAATTTGTTGCTTATATGCAATCCTGTTGTCCTTCATGGACTCCACATCCGCAATCAACTTGCCAGCAGGTACATTTTCTGATTCTTAGTTTACGACCTACTGATATTGTGAACCAAGAATCAGAAAATGAGCCTGCTGATTGGATGAACGAGTTGGGAGCTGATGTGGAGTCCACCAAGGAGGCTATGGAGAGTAATATTGGAAGGGGCAAAAGAGCAAGACAAAGGCCGTCAAAAGTTGCGTGATTATGTAGTGGGAAGTGGGGTGATGTTGTTATAGGAGTTAGTTATATAAAAGTAAATGCTAGTACAAATCAGTGTTCTCCTGAAATTCTATGTCAGATTCGTCTTTGTAATTTCCCTTGAAAGTGATATAATTTGCCTCTGAAGAACTCACAAAACTGGTGTCTCGGGAGATATCTTATTAGAATGTGTAGGCATTCGGAAGGGGGAGCTTTGGAGCGATGGTAAAGTCTGTATGACCTATATAGGTCACGAGTTTGAGCCATGAAATCAATCACTTATGCTTAGAGTAAGCTGCCTACATCACACCCCTTAGCAGTATGACCCTAATCACGGAGTCATAAATTTGCTTCACATTTGAATCAGTGATCGTCGTTATGCATTAAGAACTCATCTGGATTAATTATAGATGAACATAGTGGAGCTTAAGTACTGCATTTATATTTGACCTTTACCACGAATCTGCTTTAAACAATTCCGTGTTTTTCATTTCCAAACAGGCCAGTGATTTTGAGCTATGTTGCATCTGCTTTGAGCAAGCTTGCACGATTGAGATACAAAAGTGCGGTCATCAGATGTGTGCTCATTGCACTCTGGCCTTATGCTGCCACAATAAACCCAATCCAGCTAGCAATAGTGAGAAGGTTCCTTTATGCCCCTTTTGCCGGAGTGATATCACTCATTTAGTCATTGTCCAGAATAAAATCGACACTTATGAAGAGGTATTAAGTCCCTCGAGGCCAAGAAAATCAAGAACGTCTTTCAGTCATGCTGAAGGCgacagcagcagcagcagcagcagcaccAGCTTGAAAGTTTTGTCACCCTTAACCTCATTTGGTAAGTTGGGTTGTCGCCATTCAGGCAAAATCAGTGCTGAATGCATTGAAGCGTTTGCTAAGCCTTAAGACGATAGTAACTATTCTTCTATCCTctctgatatatatatattaaatcttgAACATCCTTCACTCCGTCATAGATTTAGACTAATAACAGTCTAAATCGAGCTAGCGAGGAGACGTGTTATACCTTATATATTGTATATCTATATAACTATTTGGAAGGGGGGGGGGTGGGCTGCTCCAACTGTTGCTCAACTATACCCCTTTACAAATTAAAGGGGTAAGATTATGTAGCTGCTGCATACTGGCAGTTGATTGAAGAACTTTTGTAGTATTTCCATCTTTGAGACAATGTTATGccacccctttttttttttcagcgGCAAAGCTTgaaatttcactatttttagtaAGGACGACAATTAAAATCGACAAAAAAGAGTACATACAATATTTTGACACTTCctataaatattttgacaacACTTGTAAACATGTTTTGAAATGCTTTTAAGTGGATCAATTAATCACAACACTTGTTTTAATGATATACATTAGCcttaataaattgtaaattttagGCATGTGAAACATTTTATGTGGTTTACTTGTTAATGTAATAGGCTGTTGAAAACAagtgcaatttttttttcttcataatttgTGTTGAAAGTATCTAattaagtttttctttctatGGATTGCCTCTAGGAGTGATACTTAATGTTTGCCATTAAATAGTATGACCTTCCAATTTTCCTCATGCAACtcataaatgaaaatttgtggGCCAAAAAATTGTTATCTATAGCAATACATACAGTTAGAGAACTTCTGCTTTGTCGGGCTAATTTGTACGCccttcgtttcaaaaagaatgtctctatttttttttagcttgtttaaaaaaatgacctctttccttttttgacaatactttaacttttcacgtggcaTATTTAAAACCACAAGgtacatttgatataattttaattaagaatcacaaaattaaaaaatcaaactacgcatcctttttgaaatggaggAAGTATATAGTATATAATTCTCAAGACATAAGTTGAGAGAACTTTTGTGTTGTccagtaattttttttttttttggctagcTCTAGCCCTAGTAGAGGTTCGAGTAGACTAGACTACTAAAGGTCAGCTTCCAAGGACCTGTCAGACTGCTAATCTTACTTAAGCACTCAACGTCACAAATAGCAATAAGAAGGGGCAAGGGGTTTGCACATGGCTTTACATCAGTTCCTTTCTTATAGAAATTCGAAAGACTTTTCAAAGTTGAATACTCAGttgcttttgaaaaaatttgaagGTAGAAGGCTATTTCCGTCTAACTCCGGAAGCATTGTCTGAAGTAATAAGAAGAGGGAAGTGACCACTCTGaagttctttttctttgattCGAAAATTCTTTCACGACTTGGGGGTGTTAATTTACCTACTAAAATATCACTCGTCTCTTGTCAGCAGACATAGATATATGTTCACCTAAAACATTCTTTCTTCTTTAGCACTTTGCagaaataagttatttttttgaaaacataacTGATTCTGAAACTGAACTTATACCTCTATCTGCATAAATTCTGTAAGAATTGAGTTATAATTTaagtatctaaataaaatttaatgataacactaaaatatttcgtatatacTAGTAAATTGAAATTGATCAATAACATTGGAACTTAATCAAAGTCCCCCCTCGCCCTCCTACcctattaaaacaaaataaacaatcaCCTTTTATTAAACCAAATTTAATATTCCATCCCAAGTACAcaacaaaaatatgataaataataaaattacaaaacaattaaaaattaatcaatgaaCTAAATGTCCACATAAGCATGAGAAAATTAAAGGACTTCCATGATTaccattttgatcattttgCTCAAATAGCCCTTTTTTTGACTCCTCATCATTATCATGAGGAGGAGCAATTTGGCCACTAATGAACAACGAATTGttgtttaaatttgaatgaTCAAGATctaataattgattaaaatcatcaagtccataattaatattattatttgctgctgcttttctctcttcttcaagaaaatGGCCTAAAGATGGGGCAGAATTAATGTTATTTATGTTAACTGCATCAGTAGTTAATTTTGAGCAAAGTGAAAACAAGCAAGTTCTTGATTTGttactattaatattaatattcttcttcttcttgttattaTCCCTTATTTTGGTTTCCACAattgttcttcttcttgttgaTCTTCTTGAAAACTCTAAAATACTTGTAATTCCAATGAGGCTTCCTAGAGTTATGCTTTTGTCATGAAAGAATGATGTAGTAGTAGACTGCAACAATCAATGACTTTTTCAGATCTCTTAtgtatataaaatgaaatatatctctaaaaaaaacaaatcataaaagaaaacgATCAAATATATTGACCGCCATTTAAATTTATcagtaaaatttatttagttatttaaattatggtatgtttttattgaatatatgttaaaatatttttattaaatatttttatttaaaatttcagattctttttacGATCTTTCTCAATAACATGTAAAATCTCGAGCCTATTCGAGTTAACAtgtataactaaaaaaaatgcatatttatgTTAGAGAACATGTGCATAaacttttctaaaatataaatcCAAAGcatctaat
The nucleotide sequence above comes from Solanum pennellii chromosome 9, SPENNV200. Encoded proteins:
- the LOC107030644 gene encoding uncharacterized protein At3g17950, yielding MNLSSNQQSRESMAQQDEGWPLGLQPLNVRNHGSISFNTLITASPSSSSHSSSDLDTESTTTSFFHDKSITLGSLIGITSILEFSRRSTRRRTIVETKIRDNNKKKKNININSNKSRTCLFSLCSKLTTDAVNINNINSAPSLGHFLEEERKAAANNNINYGLDDFNQLLDLDHSNLNNNSLFISGQIAPPHDNDEESKKGLFEQNDQNGNHGSPLIFSCLCGHLVH
- the LOC107031803 gene encoding putative E3 ubiquitin-protein ligase XBAT31, which produces MGQKLSCGQQSNEHGLFIAVQNGEVEKVEAMVDENPNVIRLKTVRGKLSALHVAAVNGQIEVLCMLLDRGVNPDILNRHKQTPLMLAAMHGNVSCVERLIQLGANILMFDSLHGRTCLHYAAYHGHSDCLQSILASAHSAPVAQSWGFARFVNIRDGSGATPLHLAARHGRPACVRILLSNEALVCASSGGYGRPGSTPLHLAAREGSLDCVRELLAWGADRLYRDSSGRIPYIVALKNKHEACAALLNPSSPEPLTWPAPLKFITELDAEAKALLENALIEANKDREKLILEKTAVSQISLSHCDSGLESDDFEASDFELCCICFEQACTIEIQKCGHQMCAHCTLALCCHNKPNPASNSEKVPLCPFCRSDITHLVIVQNKIDTYEEVLSPSRPRKSRTSFSHAEGDSSSSSSSTSLKVLSPLTSFGKLGCRHSGKISAECIEAFAKP